The segment CGGATATTATTTTTTCGATGATTTTTGGGCTAGCTTTGGGAGATACGCTCCCAAATTTCACCGCACTTTGCGGAATCGCGCTAATAATTGCGGCTGGAATTTTAATAGCAAATAGGAGATAATTTTGGGTTATTCTAAATTTTGGCTTAAAAATTTAGGCGTGTATTATATGCTAATCGCTAGCTTTTATTTCGCGCTAAATGGGGCGCTAGCCAAGGTCATGGCAGAGCAAATGAGTAGCGTAGAAATCGTATTTTTCAGAAACGCCGTAGGGCTAGCTATCGTGCTAATCTCGCTAAAAAGGCTAAAAAATTTCGGCGTGGGCGGGAAGCCTTGGCTACTTTTTTTCCGCGCATTTATCGGCAGCTGCGGGATTATAGCGACCTTTTATAATATCGCTCACATCGAGCTTGGCACGGCTTTTACCTTCCAAAAAACAGCCCCGATTTTCACCGCACTTTTTTCATCGATTTTCCTAGGCGAAAAGCTTAGCTTTAAAGGCTGGTGCGCCATAATGCTAGGTTTTGGCGGGATTTTGCTCGTTATCCAGCCTCACATTAGCATTGCACCGACCGATATCATCGGCGTTTTTGGCGGTATGTGCGCGGGTCTAGCTTACACCAGCGTCAGGGAGCTTCGCAAATACTACGCCACGGATATCATAATCCTAGTTTTCGTCTTTGGCGCCGCGCTTGTAAGCTCTGCGCTAATGTGCGCTGAATTTGCGCTAAGGGGGCGCGAGATTGAAATTTTAGGCGTGATTTCGAGCGCGAATTTAAGCAAATTCGCCTATTTTAACATGCCAAATCTCTTTGGCTGGGTTTTGGTCGCACTGCTAGGAATTAGCGGAATTTATTTCCAAAAATATATGACGCGCTCTTACGCAGCCTCCAAAAAGGCTGGCGTTGCGGCTGCGATTAGCTACACGGACATTATCTTTACGCTGATTTTAGGCGTCATGCTAGGCGATAGTTTGCCGAATTTAATGGCGTTTTTGGGGATTTTGGTCGTCATCATAAGCGGAGTTTTAATCGCAAGAGAACGCTAAATTTAGCCGAATTTTACAATTCCGCTGTCCGCAAGCTTGGATACTGCACCGAAATTTTACCCATAAGTGCAATTGCAAAGAATTTTGCGTAAGCAAAATTCAGTAAATAAACGCGCGCGTAGCACGCCACTTTATAAGCGTCGGCCTGGTGGGGGTGTGGGGGCGGGCGGCCCTCGCAACTCTGAGCGCCGCCCCCACATAAAAAGATTAGACTTTAAAAATCCTAGCGGATTGCAATTATCAAAAATTTGAAATTCTGGAAAATTTGAAATTCTGCTATTTGCCCTGATTTTGATTTTGCTTTGTAGATTGCCACGCTCGTTTCACTCGCTCGCAATAACAATGGCAAACGCACCATTTGATTTGTCATTGCAAGGAGCTGTTTTAACAGCGACGAAGCAAAACAAGCGTAGCGGTGGCGTGCGAAGCACGACATGTTTGGACGAGCCGTAGGCGAAGTCAATCTGCTAGTTTAAAATTTACAGCGTGTAAATTTGCTGTCATTGCGAGAATTTGCGAAGCAAATTCGAAGCAATCTAGTAAAATTTAAAGTTAAATTCTACTTAAATTTTGCATTGAACGATTTTGTAAATTTTAGGCGAAATTTTGAAATTCTCCGTAAGGGGGAGGGCGCGCTTTTTAGGAGACGCTACCCTCCCCCTTACCAACCCCCACCCCTGTAAAACCTTAGAAGTGGCTAAATTTGGAAAAACGAAGTTTTTCCAAATTTAGCTAGCTTTATTTTTACTGAAATGCTTCGCATTTCTTTACAATTATAATGGATTGCGTAAATTTTGGCTCATAGCTCAAAATTTCAATATTGCCACACAAGCAAAGTTTGCTCGCAATGACACTTAGTGGCAAAATTTCGGCGCAGTGTTTTTAAGGTTGCGCAAGCGAAATTTTGCAAAATTTAAAAATTTACTTTAACTCGCCCCAGCTAGTAGCGATATCTAGGCTTGTGACGAGCGGGACATTTAAATTCACAACATTTTGCATGATTTCCCTAATTTTCGCGCCAAATTCCTGCGCATACTCGCTTTTTACCTCGAAAATCAGCTCATCGTGGATTTGCAAAACTAGCCTTGCCTCCGCGCTTAAATGTGGCGAAATCTTAACCATAGCCTTTTTGATAATGTCCGCTGCCGAGCCTTGAAACTTCGTATTTACCGCCTCTCGCTCATAAGTGGCTAGAAGCATTGGCGAAGCGTTAGCGAAATCAAAATACCGCCTGCGCCCAAAAAGCGTGGTGATAAATCCGTCGTTTTTGGCGCTGTTTTTTAGCCCCTCCAAAAACTCCTTAATCGTCGCAAACGAGGCGAAATATCGCTCGATATAGCCCTTTGCTTCATTTCGCGGAATTTGCAAATTTTGCGCTAGTTTGCTTGCGCCCATACCATAAATCAAGCCAAAATTTATGCTTTTTGCAATCGCCCTGTGTGCGGGTTCGCTATCGCCAAAAATGCTGATTGCAGTGCGCGAGTGTATGTCCTCGCCCGCCGCAAAAGCGCTAAGAAGCGCAGGGTCCTTGCTAAAATGCGCCAAAAGTCTAAGCTCGATTTGCGAATAATCCAGCGAAAGTAGGCTATACCCCTCCTGCGCGATGAAGCAATTTCGCATATCCTTCGCCAAAGCCCCACGCGCGGGGATATTTTGCAAATTTGGATTTTTGGAGGATAACCTGCCAGTGCTGGTGCCTGTTTGCATGAAATTTGAATAAATTCTGCTATTTTCGTTTTTCCTCGCAAGGGCGTAAAGTGGCTCACAATAGGTGCTTTGAAGCTTGTAAAGCTCGCGATAAGCTAGGATTTTTTCGATTACTGGGTGAGCTTCTTTAAGCCCAGCAAGCACGCTCTCATCGGTGCTGTAACCTGTTTTGGTCTTTTTTTGACACGGCAAACCCAAATGCTCGAAAAGCACCACGCCAAGCTGTTTTGTGGAGTTTATGTTAAAACTCTCGCCACTAAGCTCGTAAATTTCGTTTGTCAGCACCCTAAGCGCGCTTTCGTTGCGAGAAATCAGCTCGCTTAAATTTGGCTTTGAAATTTTAATTCCTGTATTTTCCATATCGCGCAAAACACGCACAAATGGGAATTCTAGCGTTTTTGCCAAATTTAGCAACTCTGGCGAGAGTAAATTTTGAAATTTAAAATAAAATTTCAGCGTTATCCACGCATCTTCGGCTGCGTATTTCGTGGCCTCATCAAACTCCAAACTCGCAAAAGTCTCGCCCTTGGCAACAATATTTTCAAATTTAATCGTATCATAATCAAAATACCGCTTAGCCAAGCTATCCATACCCACGCTCTCGCTAGGATTTATGAGCCACGCTAAAATCATCGTATCAGCGAATTTGCGTGGCGGTTTTATGCCGAAATTTTGCTCTATGATATTGAAATCGTATTTTAAATTTTGCCCTACAACAAAACCAGAAAAAATCCGCTCAATCGCCATTTTCGCCGAATTTAGCGAAATTTGCTCGCCCACGCCTAAGTAATTATGCGTAAGTGGCACATAATACGCCCTTTGCTCGTTGAAACAAAACGAAAAGCCCACGATTTTGGCGTTTTTGCTATCTAGGCCAGTGGTTTCGGTATCAAATGCCACGATAGTATCCTCGCTAATGCCCTCGCAAAGGCGCGCTAGCTCGCTTTCGTCCCTCACACACACTGGTTTAAAAGCTAGGCTCTCTTCGCTTTTATCGCCCTCGTTTTCGAGCGCGGAAAGAAGCTTGTGTAGCTCGTATTCACGCAAAATTTCTTTGATTTTATGAAGCGGATTTTGCTCGGGAAATACGGCATTTTGCAATGGCGAAATTTCGACCTCATCGCAAAGCGTGGCAAGCTTTTGGCTCATAAAAGCTTCATTTTTGGAGGCGATGAGATACTCGCGCTGTTTGTTTGGTGGCAAAAGCTCGATATTTTCGTAAATCCTCTCCAAACTCCCCCACTCATCAAGCAGTTTTTTCGCCCCCTTTTCGCCTATGCCTTTTACGCCCGGGATATTATCTGCGCTGTCGCCACAAATAGCCAAAAAATCAATGATTTGCTCGGGATAGACGCCGTATTTTTCATAGCACTCATCGCGTCCATAGAGCATTTTTTTAGCATGGCTATAAATACGCGTCTCACCACCGATTAGCTGATAAAGGTCTTTGTCGCTGGTTACGATATTGATTTTGTGCGTATTGCGATAGGTTTTAACGACACTTGCTATTAAATCATCAGCCTCATAGCCCTCTTTTTGCGCTGTGCAAAAGCCCATTTTCTCTATCATTTCTATGCAAACCGGAAGCTGTGCCAAAAGAGCGTCCGGTGGGGTTTGGCGGTTTGTTTTGTAATTTGGGTCAATGTCTGAGCGAAAGGTCTTACCCTTGCTATCAAGGGCGAAAATTATATAATCGCTTTTAAACTCTCGCTCCAAATTTGCGATGAAATTCGCAAATCCACTCACCATACCACTTGGCTTGCCACTTTTGGTCTTTAAGCTACTCATCGCATAATACAGGCGGAAAAAAAAGCCAAAAGTGTCGATAATCGTGATAGTTTTCATATATTTCCTTAAATTTTGATTTTGCGTAGTGTAGTGAAATTTGGCTAAATTTTGCAAATTTAAAATAAAACTTGATTTATCTCAATCACTAAATTTCAAAATATCGATATAATCTATCATTTTCAAAGAAAGGATATTTCATGGATTTTTTCAAAGGTTGGGAAGAATTCAACCCAGAAGGCGCAAGTGTGAAATTTTATCGCACAAACAAAGATAATTGCGAATTTATTGGCTTTGATTCGCGCTCTTGCGTTCCGCCAGGACCTATGATAAATGGGCTTGTAGCGCTAAATTTAGTAAAAGACAAAAATACAAAAGTAGTTATGGTAAATCACAAATTTCCAGTAGGCTTAATCCCAAAAATCGAAGCTAAATTTGATTATGAAAGGCAAGATTTGCCAAATGGTGGCGTCAAACTCGTATTTAGCTTAAAAGACGGCGCAAGTAGCGGGGATTTGGACATTAATGTATCTTGCCACGGATAGAATATGAACTTTACCACATTTTCGCCACCATTTCGCATAGTTGGTGGATATTTTATTTGCGGGCTGGTGTTTTTAGCCCTTAGCATTTTTGGCTTTTATAACGCCGATTTTTATGGACTAACCAGCCTAAAAACTGCTTCGTTTTTTCATATATTTTTACTAGGTTTTGCCCTTAGTATCATTATTGGCGCACTTTATCAGCTAACCTCTGTCATCATAGAAAATAAATTTTTCAGCACTAAATTTGCCTTTGCAAATCTTTTTGTATTTGCTAGCTCGGTTGCGATTTTGTCTCTTGGCATGGTTTTAGAAAAACTGCCACTTTTGCACGCAGGTGGCGGTATAGCGATGCTATCTTTGCTGTTTTTTGGCACAAGCTATGCGCTTAGCTTTATCAAGTCCAAATCGTGGAAAACGCCAAGCCTTGCCCTGCTAATCTCGGCGATTTATCTTATTGTAGGCATAATGCTCGGATTTTTGCTCGTTCTTGTGGTAACTGGGGCGAGCGAGGCTGATTTTAGTAGAGTTTTGGCTTATCATATATACTTTATGTGTGGATTTGTGTTTTTCGTCATCATTGGCGCTGGGTGCGTGCTTTTGCCGATGTTTAGCTTAGCACATGATTTGAGTTTTTTACCAGCTAAAATTTCAATTTTGCTCTACCTAATTTGCGTGTTTTTTGTAAAATTTGATTT is part of the Campylobacter sp. VBCF_01 NA2 genome and harbors:
- a CDS encoding DMT family transporter is translated as MGYSKFWLKNLGVYYMLIASFYFALNGALAKVMAEQMSSVEIVFFRNAVGLAIVLISLKRLKNFGVGGKPWLLFFRAFIGSCGIIATFYNIAHIELGTAFTFQKTAPIFTALFSSIFLGEKLSFKGWCAIMLGFGGILLVIQPHISIAPTDIIGVFGGMCAGLAYTSVRELRKYYATDIIILVFVFGAALVSSALMCAEFALRGREIEILGVISSANLSKFAYFNMPNLFGWVLVALLGISGIYFQKYMTRSYAASKKAGVAAAISYTDIIFTLILGVMLGDSLPNLMAFLGILVVIISGVLIARER
- the polA gene encoding DNA polymerase I, coding for MKTITIIDTFGFFFRLYYAMSSLKTKSGKPSGMVSGFANFIANLEREFKSDYIIFALDSKGKTFRSDIDPNYKTNRQTPPDALLAQLPVCIEMIEKMGFCTAQKEGYEADDLIASVVKTYRNTHKINIVTSDKDLYQLIGGETRIYSHAKKMLYGRDECYEKYGVYPEQIIDFLAICGDSADNIPGVKGIGEKGAKKLLDEWGSLERIYENIELLPPNKQREYLIASKNEAFMSQKLATLCDEVEISPLQNAVFPEQNPLHKIKEILREYELHKLLSALENEGDKSEESLAFKPVCVRDESELARLCEGISEDTIVAFDTETTGLDSKNAKIVGFSFCFNEQRAYYVPLTHNYLGVGEQISLNSAKMAIERIFSGFVVGQNLKYDFNIIEQNFGIKPPRKFADTMILAWLINPSESVGMDSLAKRYFDYDTIKFENIVAKGETFASLEFDEATKYAAEDAWITLKFYFKFQNLLSPELLNLAKTLEFPFVRVLRDMENTGIKISKPNLSELISRNESALRVLTNEIYELSGESFNINSTKQLGVVLFEHLGLPCQKKTKTGYSTDESVLAGLKEAHPVIEKILAYRELYKLQSTYCEPLYALARKNENSRIYSNFMQTGTSTGRLSSKNPNLQNIPARGALAKDMRNCFIAQEGYSLLSLDYSQIELRLLAHFSKDPALLSAFAAGEDIHSRTAISIFGDSEPAHRAIAKSINFGLIYGMGASKLAQNLQIPRNEAKGYIERYFASFATIKEFLEGLKNSAKNDGFITTLFGRRRYFDFANASPMLLATYEREAVNTKFQGSAADIIKKAMVKISPHLSAEARLVLQIHDELIFEVKSEYAQEFGAKIREIMQNVVNLNVPLVTSLDIATSWGELK
- a CDS encoding peptidase M50 — protein: MNFTTFSPPFRIVGGYFICGLVFLALSIFGFYNADFYGLTSLKTASFFHIFLLGFALSIIIGALYQLTSVIIENKFFSTKFAFANLFVFASSVAILSLGMVLEKLPLLHAGGGIAMLSLLFFGTSYALSFIKSKSWKTPSLALLISAIYLIVGIMLGFLLVLVVTGASEADFSRVLAYHIYFMCGFVFFVIIGAGCVLLPMFSLAHDLSFLPAKISILLYLICVFFVKFDFGIYLCALAFAIFGVQIIYILSKRVRRKIDYWSANIFLSLIALVLGFCLWNFDKTQSAIFCLCYGFLYAFICAHLYKIAPFLIWYHYVSPYVGKGKIPLLEDMIIKNLAYFAIFANIIALVFVVFEITAFALIFQALSIIFVVINIINVFKYTKFGVENGRDKG